The window CTCGATCCGGATCCCTTACGGCTGGCCTCGACCTCAAGCTCGGCAATATAGCGGACCCCGCCCCCCCCTGTCAAGGATCGGGGAGAGGGAGGCATGGGGGCCAATTCTGGCGGGTGTCGGCGCCTGGCTACGGAACTTCTAGCTGTTCGCCGAAGAAGGCGGGCGGTCAATCGTGGAAGGCCGGTCGAGCCTCAACACTGTTCGTCCATCCCTGGTTCCGTCGATCTTGATCTCCGGCGGCCGAACCCCGTATGATTCTGCCGGTGAGGCGCGGGCCCCGGCGGGAGAGTGTGACATCCCTCTTCCCCATTTCGCCGGAGAACCTCTCCGGATGCCTCTCCTTCTCCGGCAGCCCAAGCCTGGTCAGACATGAGCCCTGTCGGGTCAATCGCCGCGAGAGGATGATGCTCGGGGCTACGACAGTGAAGCCGCCGGAACAGGAACACCCTGGTGAGCTGGCTCAGAGGCCGGAATTCGTCGTGGAGGCTTCTTGAATTGAAGAAGGCTCGCGCAAGAACAGCCGCTCGCGAACAAGACCACGATCTGAGGAACTGGGTTCCTGAGGAAGTGCGGTCGCTCGCAAATCCACAGACCGCTATCCCGGCAATCGCGAAAGACGCGCGCCTGATGAGTCTGATCAGTCATGCGGTGCGTTCCGTCCCGACGACCCATCAGCTGTACTTGCGGGACGCGCGCTCGCTCGGCGACCTCGCCCCCAATTCCGTTCACCTCGTCTTGACGTCGCCTCCGTACTGGACCCTCAAAGAGTACCGTCGAACGGACGGTCAGCTCGGCTATGTCTCCGACTACGACATGTTCCTCGCGGAGCTCGACCGGGTTTGGAGGCACTGCTTCAACGCTCTGGTCGCCGGTGGGCGGCTCATCTGCGTTGTCGGAGATGTTTGCCTCTCACGACGGAAGAACGACGGCCGACACACCGTGGTGCCCCTCCACGCCTCAATCCAGGAGCATTGCCGACGTATCGGTTTCGACAACCTTGCCCCGATTATCTGGTACAAGATCGCCAACGCCGCCTACGAGGTCGAGAATGGCGGAGCCGGCTTCCTCGGAAAACCCTACGAACCCAACGCAGTGATCAAGAACGACATCGAGTTCATCCTCATGGAGAGGAAGCCCGGGGGCTACCGGAGGCCGTCGCTTGCGGAGCGCGTCCTCAGCGTGATCTCCACAGAGGACTATCAGCGATGGTTTCAGCAGATCTGGACTGGATTGACAGGGGCTTCTACGCGTGAACATCCGGCACCCTATCCCGCTGAGCTGGCTGAGCGGCTGATCCGAATGTTCAGCTTCGTTGGCGATACCGTGCTTGATCCCTTCATGGGTACGGGGACTACGAACGTGGCAGCAGCGCGCTGCGGCCGTCATAGCATCGGGTGTGAAATCGATGAGCACTACTTCGCAATGGCTGAACGGCGTATCCGAAACGAGACCTCCGGGCTTTTCTCCGCGGTTGAGATCGGAGTTCACAAGGAGTAGCGGAACGCGATGGCGGCAAGTCACGACGATCTTGTGAAGGGGATCCGGAATGCTGTCCGCCGCTTCTGGCGAACTAGAGCTCGGCAGGCCGGATCCCAAGGCGCGAAGTCGGGAGATCGAGATCGGGGAGCCAGGTCCGCGGTCACAGGTGGCGCCCACCTTGATGGCTTCGCCGATTTGATCCAGGATCTCATTGTCGACGCGGGTATCAGCGACACGGCTGTGCATCGACGCACCAGGGTGGAGCTACCCGGATACTACCGAGCAGAGAAGAAATGGGATCTCGTCGTAGTGATCGAAGAGCGCCTCCTCGCAACGGTTGAATTCAAGGCCCAGGTCGGTCCATCGTTCGGAAACAACTACAACAACCGAACGGAAGAAGCGCTAGGAAACGCAACGGATTACTGGGCCGCTTTCCGAGAAGGGGCCTTTCGTGGGTCGCCAAGACCGTGGCTGGGATACGTGATGTTGCTCGAGGACACGACCGGATCCAGACGGCCGGTGTCCGTGGCCGAGCCTCATTTCCCGGTCTTCAAAGAGTTTCAGGAAGCTTCCTACGCCAAGCGGTATGAGATCCTTCTGACGAAGATGGTGCGCGAACGACTGTACGACGCGGCGAGTCTCCTTCTTTCACCGAGCGATGCGCAGCGAACCGGGGCATTCTCGGAACCATGCGAGGAGTTGACGTTCGCCAACTTCGCCGAGAGCCTCGTCGCTCGCGCGATCGCCTACGCCAGGACGCAGAGGTAACAGGCAGATTCAGGATTCCGGCGGGTCGCCCGGCGACCCCATGCCCGGTTGCATGCTCTCTGCGCGGTCGGTCCGCGTGCGACCTTCCGCGCATGCGAACAGGCATGTGTTGGATTCAGCGTGGCGACCCTGAAGCCCCCCCGAAGGGATCGCCTCTTCTCATCTGCGCGTGGGAGAGTCAAGCTCAACGGCGCTCACTCGGGCGACCTCCATGGCGCCCAAGAGTACTTCGTAGTCCGGGTTTACAAAGAGAGCGGTCGGTTCCTCGGGTAGGTCCGCCGTCGCCCTTCCCCGAGCGCCGCGAAGCTCCACGGCAAGATCCATTTGCCTGCTGCCCGCGATCACACGAATCGGCAAACGCACGTCGAAAAACGGTTCCTCTTGATCACACTGAACGAGGAGCGCCCAAGACCCGTCTCGATTCCTCTCCGCCGCGTAGCGAACAGCTATCCTGGGCAGTCCCGGTTGGCGTACCCAGGCGTCGAAAAAGGGCTTCCACCTTTCCCCCGTGATCTTCCCCAGGTCCCGCTCGAAATCGTCGACGGTCGGTCTCGTACCCTCCCACTCTTTCACGAGCGTCTGAACCACTGTCGCGAAATGTTCGTGTCCGATCCGTGCCGCCATCATTTCGACCACATACGGTCCCTTCGAATAGACGAGCGCGAGCCGTTCAGGGGGCGACGTGTCGGTCCCCAAACGAGCAAGGGCTTCATCCCCGTACTTGTCAATCACCCAACGGGTCTGGCGCGCCCACTCGGCAAGTTCGCGGCGCTTTTCCTCCGGCCCGAACACCGTGGCTTTGTATTGCAGGCTCGCGTACTCCGCCATCGCCTCGACGATCCAAAGGCCACCGGATCGTTTCTGCATGTTCTTCCCCACAAGGGCACCCCACCACTCGTGGGCGATCTCGTGGCAGAGGAGACCCTCGTCGAGCGTCCCCTCGATCTCCGAGGAGGGAATCAGGATGAGCCCTTTGAATCCAAGTCCCAAGTACT of the Candidatus Eisenbacteria bacterium genome contains:
- a CDS encoding site-specific DNA-methyltransferase gives rise to the protein MSLISHAVRSVPTTHQLYLRDARSLGDLAPNSVHLVLTSPPYWTLKEYRRTDGQLGYVSDYDMFLAELDRVWRHCFNALVAGGRLICVVGDVCLSRRKNDGRHTVVPLHASIQEHCRRIGFDNLAPIIWYKIANAAYEVENGGAGFLGKPYEPNAVIKNDIEFILMERKPGGYRRPSLAERVLSVISTEDYQRWFQQIWTGLTGASTREHPAPYPAELAERLIRMFSFVGDTVLDPFMGTGTTNVAAARCGRHSIGCEIDEHYFAMAERRIRNETSGLFSAVEIGVHKE
- a CDS encoding restriction endonuclease; translation: MAASHDDLVKGIRNAVRRFWRTRARQAGSQGAKSGDRDRGARSAVTGGAHLDGFADLIQDLIVDAGISDTAVHRRTRVELPGYYRAEKKWDLVVVIEERLLATVEFKAQVGPSFGNNYNNRTEEALGNATDYWAAFREGAFRGSPRPWLGYVMLLEDTTGSRRPVSVAEPHFPVFKEFQEASYAKRYEILLTKMVRERLYDAASLLLSPSDAQRTGAFSEPCEELTFANFAESLVARAIAYARTQR